In one window of Moritella sp. F3 DNA:
- a CDS encoding TM2 domain-containing protein, translating into MNRAVKSKKTGAVLLAFFFGVLGAHKFYLGYNKQGICMLVLFIFGYVFLGLPSMVIAMIALVEFVIYLLKPATEFERDYVLESRPWF; encoded by the coding sequence ATGAATAGGGCTGTCAAGTCAAAGAAAACGGGGGCTGTATTATTAGCATTTTTCTTTGGGGTTCTAGGCGCACACAAGTTTTATCTAGGGTATAACAAACAAGGTATTTGCATGTTAGTGCTGTTTATCTTTGGTTATGTTTTTTTAGGTTTACCGTCGATGGTGATTGCCATGATTGCATTGGTTGAATTTGTCATCTACTTACTTAAACCTGCAACTGAATTTGAGCGAGATTACGTACTAGAAAGCCGTCCTTGGTTTTAA